The following coding sequences lie in one Bartonella sp. DGB1 genomic window:
- the ftsY gene encoding signal recognition particle-docking protein FtsY, which yields MSLLKKIFSFKKEKTNSDKLEEKNSSPDVNKPEEVKKDNWLTLLSNGLQKTSLKLNNSLKNVLINKKLDEDILLDIEDILIQADFGIETSQDIINKISKFKYDKNISYLEVKKLISNEIEQILINVEKELKIDKSKKPQVILMVGVNGSGKTTTIGKLAAKLSDQGLKVMLAAGDTFRAAAIEQLELWANKINIPIVTSKIGSDAASLAYDAYQQALNNNIDVLLIDTAGRLQNKIDLMEELKKIVKVLKKIDKNVPHDIIQIIDATTGQNALKQVEIFKKTADVNGLIITKLDGTARGGILIEISRKFQLPVYFIGIGEAVEDLQKFCANNFAQAILSANMEDTNEKK from the coding sequence ATGAGTTTATTAAAAAAAATATTTTCATTTAAAAAAGAAAAAACTAACTCTGATAAATTAGAAGAAAAAAATAGTTCTCCTGATGTAAATAAACCAGAGGAAGTTAAAAAAGATAATTGGCTAACCCTTTTATCAAATGGATTACAAAAAACCTCGCTAAAATTAAATAATTCATTGAAAAATGTACTAATTAACAAAAAATTAGATGAAGATATTTTGTTAGATATTGAAGATATTTTAATACAAGCAGATTTTGGAATAGAAACAAGTCAAGATATAATAAATAAAATAAGTAAATTCAAATATGATAAAAATATCTCTTATTTAGAAGTAAAAAAACTTATCTCAAACGAAATTGAGCAAATTTTAATAAATGTAGAAAAAGAATTAAAAATAGATAAAAGTAAAAAACCACAAGTAATTTTAATGGTAGGCGTGAATGGTAGCGGCAAAACTACAACCATAGGAAAATTAGCAGCTAAATTATCAGATCAAGGGTTAAAAGTCATGTTGGCTGCTGGTGACACTTTCAGAGCTGCAGCCATTGAACAATTAGAGTTATGGGCCAATAAAATTAATATACCTATAGTAACTTCTAAAATCGGTAGTGATGCTGCTAGTCTAGCATATGATGCGTATCAACAAGCTTTAAATAATAATATAGATGTTCTACTAATTGATACAGCTGGAAGACTACAAAATAAAATAGATTTGATGGAAGAACTTAAGAAAATAGTAAAGGTGTTAAAAAAAATTGACAAGAATGTACCGCATGATATTATACAAATAATTGATGCTACAACAGGACAAAATGCGCTAAAGCAAGTCGAGATATTCAAAAAAACAGCTGATGTAAATGGCCTAATAATTACAAAATTAGACGGTACAGCCCGAGGTGGTATATTAATTGAAATATCTAGAAAATTTCAATTACCTGTTTATTTTATTGGAATAGGTGAAGCTGTTGAAGATTTACAAAAATTCTGTGCTAACAACTTTGCACAAGCAATATTATCAGCTAACATGGAAGATACTAATGAAAAAAAATAA